One window of Pyrus communis chromosome 12, drPyrComm1.1, whole genome shotgun sequence genomic DNA carries:
- the LOC137709680 gene encoding translocase of chloroplast 90, chloroplastic-like → MSYPNSRFCFPWLRYLSPPNRRVKAYSSQNSYFLGRMKSLKDWISSQLVSMPLVLPRPLSGSDNFFREESSNEEFDDQGAAHSNTLVTPRIHPAASTSFISDQENQSGPSLQHVVVENSDHSHNRSAKKKMDPLVRIDDLQVGLVCRKTMFWWLRFFIVFTWLL, encoded by the exons ATGAGCTACCCCAATTCTCGATTTTGTTTCCCATGGCTTCGATACTTGTCTCCTCCAAATCGTAGAGTAAAAGCATATTCATCGCAAAATTCATATTTTCTAG GAAGGATGAAGAGTCTTAAGGATTGGATTTCTTCTCAGTTAGTTTCCATGCCCCTGGTTTTGCCTCGGCCATTGTCGGGCAGTGACAATTTCTTTAGAGAGGAATCCTCCAATGAAGAGTTTGATGACCAAG GTGCTGCTCACTCGAACACATTGGTAACACCACGCATCCATCCTGCCGCATCAACCTCATTTATTAGTGATCAGGAAAATCAGTCTGGTCCTTCCCTGCAGCACGTTGTAGTTGAAAATTCTGATCACTCTCATAATCGCTCTGCTAAGAAAAAGATGGATCCTTTGGTAAGAATTGACGATCTTCAAGTTGGCTTGGTCTGTCGCAAAACAATGTTCTGGTGGCTAAGGTTCTTTATCGTATTCACCTGGCTACTTTGA